From one Candidatus Deferrimicrobiaceae bacterium genomic stretch:
- a CDS encoding flavin reductase family protein, protein MKISFGAKVLVYPIPVWVVGTYDNEGKPNMMTISYGGICSFTPPCVAVSLRKNTHTYGNIVKHKAFTVNVPSEAHARETDYIGITSGRNVDKFAATGLTPVRSKFVDAPTVMEFPLNVECRLIRTVEIGEHTLFIGEIMDFKAEESVLSEDRDESILGMEGIPDIEKVKPILYVPQMGTYHGIGGNLGRAHSIGKTIRGER, encoded by the coding sequence ATGAAAATATCCTTCGGTGCGAAGGTCCTCGTGTATCCCATCCCTGTGTGGGTAGTGGGGACGTACGACAATGAGGGAAAACCCAACATGATGACCATCTCCTATGGCGGGATCTGCTCCTTCACCCCCCCGTGTGTGGCCGTTTCTCTCCGGAAGAATACCCATACTTACGGCAATATCGTGAAGCATAAGGCCTTCACGGTCAACGTTCCCTCCGAAGCCCACGCGAGAGAGACGGATTACATCGGCATCACCTCCGGGAGGAATGTCGACAAGTTCGCCGCAACGGGGCTTACTCCCGTACGTAGCAAGTTTGTGGATGCCCCAACCGTCATGGAGTTTCCCCTCAACGTGGAATGCCGGCTCATCCGGACGGTGGAGATCGGCGAGCATACCCTGTTCATCGGGGAAATTATGGACTTCAAGGCGGAGGAATCCGTGCTCAGCGAGGACCGTGATGAATCCATTCTCGGCATGGAGGGTATCCCCGACATTGAAAAAGTGAAACCGATCCTGTACGTACCACAAATGGGAACGTATCACGGAATCGGCGGAAACCTCGGACGAGCCCACTCGATCGGGAAAACGATCAGGGGAGAAAGGTAG
- a CDS encoding HAMP domain-containing sensor histidine kinase: MDRKAVEQHRLALFGRMVAGVAHEVDNHLSVVLGFAELIQASGGGEKHALDGAGKILSAGEKIASIIKKFSYYVRPHEPAVEPFSLPSVLSELAVFSRYDLGRGNVTLVMPEKDAECRMRGDGRDFALALLAVLLNGTEAMAGKGGTLAVDVFSREGAWHVTVADEGTGISPAIMPRIFEAGFTTKPSSFHSGMGLPVARHIVSGMGGELSVENRSSGGCLTTIRVPAV, from the coding sequence ATGGATAGAAAAGCCGTCGAACAGCATCGACTTGCCCTGTTCGGCCGGATGGTGGCGGGGGTGGCCCACGAGGTGGACAATCACTTGAGCGTCGTCCTCGGGTTCGCGGAGCTTATCCAGGCCTCCGGGGGGGGGGAGAAGCATGCACTCGACGGCGCGGGAAAGATCCTGTCGGCGGGGGAAAAGATCGCATCGATCATCAAGAAGTTTTCCTACTACGTACGGCCCCACGAGCCGGCCGTCGAGCCGTTTTCGCTCCCCTCCGTCCTTTCGGAACTCGCCGTGTTCTCGCGGTACGATCTGGGCCGGGGGAATGTGACTCTCGTCATGCCCGAAAAAGATGCGGAGTGCAGGATGCGAGGGGACGGCAGGGATTTCGCGCTGGCGCTGCTTGCGGTTCTCCTCAACGGGACGGAGGCGATGGCGGGGAAAGGGGGAACGCTTGCGGTGGACGTCTTTTCCCGCGAGGGGGCCTGGCATGTCACGGTCGCCGATGAGGGGACCGGAATCTCCCCCGCGATCATGCCCCGGATCTTCGAGGCGGGGTTCACCACGAAGCCGTCCTCTTTCCATTCGGGAATGGGATTGCCCGTCGCCCGCCATATCGTCTCCGGGATGGGCGGCGAGCTATCCGTGGAGAATCGTTCCTCGGGAGGCTGTCTCACCACCATCCGCGTGCCGGCCGTCTGA